The following nucleotide sequence is from Oceaniferula flava.
TCCTCGCGAGTCAATCGTCTCAAGCAGCACTCACCCTTTATGAAGGTTTTGAATACACTTCTGGTGACGATTTAGACGGTAACGGCTCGGGAATCGGCTTTGGTTCCAACCTCTGGACAGGGCTCAACTCTAGCGGAACCAATCCTCACTCGGTTGGCTCCGGACTCAGCTTCGGAAGCCTTGAAGTCACTGGAGGGTCTGCAGAGAGGGACATCAGAAATGGAAGATCAACAGCGACACGCTTGATCGCAGCGAGCTCGGTCACCGATCTTACCGCTGATAACACCACCATCTGGTTCAGCGTTCTGATGGACCCCACGATCAACACGGCGACAACAGGCGGACAGCCAGCCAACACATATGGCACACTGATTTTTGGTAACGCTGGCCTGACTGATTCCAGCTCGGGCACTCAAAATGGAGCAGGAACCACCATTGCCAATAGCGGAGACGCCGTCGGTGTTGGCTTTTTTGGTAATACCACCTTTGCGGGTGTCGGCATCCAAGGGGTAACTTTCTCGGACGGCACCATCGATCAAGGTAACGGCGCATCGAATGCTATCACAACCGGAGATTCCCTCTCACTGATTGTCGGTCGGATTGATTGGGCCGCAGACGGCTCTAACGATACGATTACTCTCTATGATGTCACCGATCCGGCGGCAGGTCTCCCCGGCACAGCCTTCTCCACAATGACATTGGATGTCGATCAGACCACCTTCGACACAATTTCCATATCTGGAGGCCAAACCGAAGCCTTTGACGAAATCCGTTTTGGCACCGAATTGGCCGATGTCATCCCAGTCCCCGAGCCCAGCTCATCCCTGCTTCTCGGACTTGGATCCGCCGCCCTCCTGCTGCGCCGCAAACGCGCTTAATGGTAATCGCCATTCTTAGGTAAAACTTACCTCTTCCCCATGCTCCACTGTGAGCATGGGGATTTTTTGTGCCCGGAAGATATCATGCGTCCATCATTGGCCATTTCTCCGATTCATCTCTGCTCACTTTTTCAGGTGCCGATAACACACCAGACACTGAAAATTCAGACCAAACAGGAATCCATGCTTGCCCACTCTCGCCCATGATCAGCTAGATTCCATGGTCTCTTATCAGTGTCTATCCTAGACAACTAAAGAGCATCACAAAGAACATCAAAATTCGTTATGACAACAAACAGAATTAACAAATACTTACTCAGCGCTGCCGCTCTGATGACATCATCGAGCCTGATCTCAGCTGCCACTCTCATCTTTGATGGCGGAGCTGGAAACAACGATTTTTTCGCCGAAGCCAACTGGGCCGATAGCGTCACAGGCAATGACCCAGCAGCCGATACCATCAACCCTGCGAACCCAGGATCTTTTGAGATCGCTGCCGATCTCATAGTGGGTGGCACCTTCAATGTGTTATCCGACAATACCAACATCCGCCTCGACCAAGGATACACGCTCACTGTGCAGGATAACGCTGTATTAACCTCCTTAGTTTACTCCGCAGGAACATCCCAAACGATCAACATCGTCGTGACGGATAACGCCGATATGATTATTACCCAGAACATCGCACGAACCATTTTTGATGTTTCAGGTAATGCCGACCTCGTTTTCACCGGTGATGCGCCAGAATTCACCACCGATAGTCTCAACCTGTCCTCTGACTGGACCGGCAGCATCACCTTAAGCCAGGTGACCAACCGCGAGATCGTCGGGGCCTCAACCGTCGGCTTGTTTGATACCTTCACCATCGATGGCGTCACCGCCACTGCCGCCGATATTCTCAGAGAAGATATTACAGATCAGTCGGGAGCTGTTGTCGGCACCACATTCCGTCTGGTTCCTGAGCCGTCCTCACTTAGCCTCCTTGGTTTGGGTGCCCTGGCGATGGCCTTCCGTCGTCGTAAATAATCAACTTGCTGCACACGCGTCCATAGCCTGGCGGCAAACATGGTGAACGGTCCACCATGTTTACCGCTATGCCGGGCACGCACATCGCTGGAAAAACATTGCACAGCGCCACCTGCCGAATTACCAACGGGTGTGACTCTTCTCGTAACGATCGTTCACGTCATTTCGTGGATTATTTTTCTCGGCCTGATTCCTCTAACCCTGGCGGCGCTGTGGATTAAAAACCGAAGCTCGGTTCAGTGCTGGGTGCGTTTGCACCGGCAAGCGCCACGCTGGCTACTGGTCACTGAGATCCCCGCAGATAGCACACAAGACGACCAGGACCGCGCGCTGCAAACTGTGGTGGAACAAGCCCGCAATTTCGAGTGGGATGCCGCCTGCGCTTACCGCCGCCGCAACCGCCAAAGCGGAACTTGGCTGATCGGCCTCATTTCCAACAAAGAACCAGGCATTACCGAAGGACGTGATGCCTTCATTCAAATACCGGCAGCGACCGTTCTGCGCGCATCCGGCAGCCCGCGCGATGAAGGCGTGACTGTTCTCGAGAAAGTCCAGGCCTGGAGTCGCTCCAAAGCGATCGATCTCAAACCGGAAGTCTACTCGCTCAGAGCGCAGTCGTTTCAATGTTGGGAATGGCCCTTAGCCAGTGAAGTGGAACCACCAGGCCTCGCAGCTCGGATCGTGGAGAAAGTCTTTGAGCTTCGCGATATCGCCTTCTACCCGTTGATCGTCACCCCCCTCACGATTGCGATGCTAGGAACCGGCAACAGCTGGCTGTTTGGTATCGGTATTTTCACCGTGATCTTGCTGTCCGGAGCGCACAAATTCGTCTTCCTGCACCAGCGCGAAGACGCCACGCAGGAGCGCCATTTACAAAATTACTAAAGGCCTGGCCGACTGCTTGACGACTACTTGAGGGGAAATCAGTAAGCATTCCAGATTCCCCCGGGAGCCTAGTTGTGCTATTTAGGAAGCTCAGTGGCCATCTCAAAAAACAGTTCCTACGCCCTTATCGCCAGCACTTTGTTGCTCGGAGTCATTGTG
It contains:
- a CDS encoding PEP-CTERM sorting domain-containing protein, which codes for MTTNRINKYLLSAAALMTSSSLISAATLIFDGGAGNNDFFAEANWADSVTGNDPAADTINPANPGSFEIAADLIVGGTFNVLSDNTNIRLDQGYTLTVQDNAVLTSLVYSAGTSQTINIVVTDNADMIITQNIARTIFDVSGNADLVFTGDAPEFTTDSLNLSSDWTGSITLSQVTNREIVGASTVGLFDTFTIDGVTATAADILREDITDQSGAVVGTTFRLVPEPSSLSLLGLGALAMAFRRRK
- a CDS encoding PEP-CTERM sorting domain-containing protein (PEP-CTERM proteins occur, often in large numbers, in the proteomes of bacteria that also encode an exosortase, a predicted intramembrane cysteine proteinase. The presence of a PEP-CTERM domain at a protein's C-terminus predicts cleavage within the sorting domain, followed by covalent anchoring to some some component of the (usually Gram-negative) cell surface. Many PEP-CTERM proteins exhibit an unusual sequence composition that includes large numbers of potential glycosylation sites. Expression of one such protein has been shown restore the ability of a bacterium to form floc, a type of biofilm.); the protein is MKLLHTLTAAATSLLLASQSSQAALTLYEGFEYTSGDDLDGNGSGIGFGSNLWTGLNSSGTNPHSVGSGLSFGSLEVTGGSAERDIRNGRSTATRLIAASSVTDLTADNTTIWFSVLMDPTINTATTGGQPANTYGTLIFGNAGLTDSSSGTQNGAGTTIANSGDAVGVGFFGNTTFAGVGIQGVTFSDGTIDQGNGASNAITTGDSLSLIVGRIDWAADGSNDTITLYDVTDPAAGLPGTAFSTMTLDVDQTTFDTISISGGQTEAFDEIRFGTELADVIPVPEPSSSLLLGLGSAALLLRRKRA